In the genome of Caulobacter flavus, the window CAAGCCGAGCGACCCGCGCGTGGCCGAGCGGTTCGAGCTCTATGCCTGCGGGGTGGAGCTGGCCAACGCCTTCGGCGAACTGACCGACGCGGCCGAGCAGCGCCGCCGCTTCGTGGCCGAAATGGACGAGAAGCAGCGCGTCTATGGCGAGCGCTACCCCATCGACGAGGATTTCCTGGCGGCGCTGAAGCATATGCCGCCCGCCGCCGGCTCGGCCCTGGGCTTCGACCGGCTGGTGCTGCTGGCGACGGGCGCGCGCCGCATCGACGAGGTGCTGTGGGTGCCGGTGGCGGAGGTCTGAGGATGACGCGGGGACGTGTCATGCTCGCTCTCGCCCTGGTCGCCGTCGCCGCCCAGGCCTGCGGCCCCAACGCCCAGGATCGCCGGCGGACGGAGGCGCGCGAAGCCGTTCGCGCCGCTGGCTTCACGGACGCCCAGTTCCAGCGCGGCCAGTCTCCCACGCTGCTGAGCCTCTGCAAGGTCGGCCAGACCCGCAACCGCGGCTGGGCCTTCCACTGGCGGACCCAAGAGGCCACGGGCCTCTACTGCGCCCGCGACGACGGGCGGGCCGACAAGATCATCCTGCTCGAAGGCCCCCGCCCCGCCGATCCGGCCGGCGACGTACCGATCGAGGCGGCCTCGCCCGAGGCGCGGAGGCTGGCCCGAACCGTACGCTGAGGCCCATCCGCGCCGGCCGTACGATTTCTGCCGGCGGATTGTCGGTTCCGACCGGGCTCGCACGTCCTATGGTCCGCAAAGCAGTCGCGGAAAATGGGAGATCCGCCATGAAGATCGTCACCAGCCTGAGCTTCCAGGGCGAATGCCGCCAGGCCTTCGACTTCTACGCCGAGGTGCTGGGCGGCAAGGTCACTTCGGCCTTTCCGTTCGGCGAGGGCCCGCCCGACATGCCGGTCGATCCGAAATACAAGGACTGGCTGATGCACGCCTGGCTCGACGTCGGCGACCAGTCGCTGATGGGCGCCGACATGCCGCCCGAGTTCGCGCCCAACATCGGCAAGCCCAAGAACGGCTTCGACGTCACCTTCCACACGCAGGACGCCGCCGAGGCCAGGCGGGTGTTCGACGCGCTGTCAGAAGGCGGCAAGGTCGGCATGCCGTTCGCGGCCACCTTCTGGTCGCCCGGCTACGGCAGCCTGACCGACAAGTTCGGCATTCCGTGGATGGTCAACACCATTCCGGGCGAGGGCTGGACGCCGGGGCAGTAGCGTCACCGCAGCCAAGCTCGTCATCCCGGCCGTAGCGCGTAGTGCGAGGAGCCGGGATGACGAATTGTAGGTAGGCG includes:
- a CDS encoding VOC family protein, giving the protein MKIVTSLSFQGECRQAFDFYAEVLGGKVTSAFPFGEGPPDMPVDPKYKDWLMHAWLDVGDQSLMGADMPPEFAPNIGKPKNGFDVTFHTQDAAEARRVFDALSEGGKVGMPFAATFWSPGYGSLTDKFGIPWMVNTIPGEGWTPGQ